The Arthrobacter sp. OAP107 DNA segment CCGGCAACGGTTCGGGCGCCGGCGGGAAGCCGCGCTTGCCGGAGCCGTCGCTGCCGGGAACACGGTAGGGCCGGGGAGTCAGGGAATGCCGCATTCCTCCAGCCTAGCGGCCGCCCCGGCCGTGTCTTTCCCACCGCCGCGGGCTGTGCCTCGTCCCCCGGCTTTACCCGTAGATTACGCTCGGCATTACCCGGAGATTTACGGGGAACTCTCTGTTAGCCATGGCAGTTGTGTTAGTACGCTGGTTACGGACGGATGTGAGCGCCCACGAGGGCAACGGCAGACCTCCGCCGCTTCGTTCCGCTTCGTTCTGGGTTGAAAGGTTGCCGATGGAACCGAACCGACGCATCACGATCGATGAAGCACTCCCCGGCGGACAGGGCTTCACTGGAAGTGCTGCGCGCGGCGTCAACCCCCTCAACGGACACAAGCCCGTTCCCCTTGAGGCCCCGGCTTTCCGTGCCGCCAGCGAACGCATCCTCACCGCCATCAATACGGTCATCGACGGCAAGGCCGAGGCCGCGAAGCTGGCGCTCACGGTCCTGCTCGCGCAGGGCCACCTGCTCCTGGAGGACGTCCCCGGAGTGGGCAAGACGCTGCTGGCCAAAACGCTGGCCCGCACCATCGACTGCTCCGTCAGCCGGATCCAGTTCACCCCCGACCTCCTCCCCTCCGATGTCACCGGCGTCTCCATTTACAACCAGTCCTCGCGCCAGTTCGAGTTCCGCCCGGGTGCCGTGTTCGCGAACATCGTGATAGGCGACGAGATCAACCGGGCCTCCGCCAAGACGCAGTCCGCCCTGCTCGAATGCATGGAAGAGCACCAGGTCACGGTGGACGGACACTCCTACAAGCTGGGCGAACCGTTCATGGTGGTGGCCACCCAGAACCCCATCGAGATGGAGGGGACGTATCCTCTCCCGGAGGCCCAGCGGGACCGCTTCATGGCCCGGATCTCCATGGGGTATCCGGACAAGGACTCCGAGATCGAAATGCTCGAGACCCACCAGGCCACGTCGCCTCTGGCCGGGATCAAGGCCGTGGTCACCGCGGCGGATGTGGCCGCCATGATCGCCACCGTCCAGCAGGTGTTCGTCTCCGAAGCCGTGAAGGAGTACACCGTGGCCGTCGGCCGGGCCACCCGCGACAGCGCCATGCTGCGCCTTGGCGCGAGCCCGCGCTCGCTGCTGCAGCTGCTCCGGGCCGCGAAGGCGACGGCGGCGCTGGACGGCCGTGACTTCGTGCTGCCCGATGACGTCGTTGCCGTCGCCGAGGCCGTGCTGGCGCACCGGATCATCCTGGACCGGAAAGCCGCCAGCACGGGCGAGACCCCGCAGGGCGTGGTCCGCGGCGTCCTGGCCCGGATCCCCGTCAGCCAGGAGATGACGGACACGGCAAACGCCGGGCGGACATCGCCCGAACTCCGCCATAGCCGCTAGTCAGGACCGTCACCGTGGCACTGCTGGACAGCCTCCCCCGACATCTCTTCAGCTCCCGGGGCTGGGGACTCCTGGCGGCCGGCGTGGTCTCGCTGCTCTGTGCCCAGGTCATGGGCCGCCGCGACCTCCTGGCCCTCGGAGTCCTGCTGGTGGTGCTGCCGCTCGTTTCGCTGGCCGGCATCAGGGTGGTCAAACCGCGGTTCCGGGTATACCGGGAGTTCAGCCCTTCCACGGTCGAGACGGACTCCATCACCATGGTCCGGCTTGCCGTCGCCCGGACCGGGCTCGGCACAGGGCGGGTCATCATGGAG contains these protein-coding regions:
- a CDS encoding AAA family ATPase, translated to MEPNRRITIDEALPGGQGFTGSAARGVNPLNGHKPVPLEAPAFRAASERILTAINTVIDGKAEAAKLALTVLLAQGHLLLEDVPGVGKTLLAKTLARTIDCSVSRIQFTPDLLPSDVTGVSIYNQSSRQFEFRPGAVFANIVIGDEINRASAKTQSALLECMEEHQVTVDGHSYKLGEPFMVVATQNPIEMEGTYPLPEAQRDRFMARISMGYPDKDSEIEMLETHQATSPLAGIKAVVTAADVAAMIATVQQVFVSEAVKEYTVAVGRATRDSAMLRLGASPRSLLQLLRAAKATAALDGRDFVLPDDVVAVAEAVLAHRIILDRKAASTGETPQGVVRGVLARIPVSQEMTDTANAGRTSPELRHSR